The DNA segment GCTGTTCCCGACCTGGGACATCGTCATCGCCGGCAACGGACCGGACCGCGAGCGTCTCGATATCGGTCTGGCCGAAGTGGCCTCCCGCTTCGCGCTGGATCCCAATCATTTTGCCTTCGCCGGCCATTCCGACGGTGGGAGCTATTCACTATCGACCGGGCTCAGCAACGGGCGGATTGTGAGCCATATCCTCGCCTTCTCGGCCGGTTTCATGACCGTGCTGGCGCAGGAGGCGGAGCCGAAGGTATTCATCGCCCACGGCCAGCGCGACACCCAGACGCCGATCCAGACCGCCGGCCGCTCGCACGCGGCGAAGCTCCGGCGGGCCGGCTACGACCTCACCTATGTCGAGCACGGTGGGCCGCATGCCTCGCAGCCCGCGATGGTGCAGCTGGGCGTCGACTACTTTCTGCGCGACGTTCACGCGAAGAACTGAGGCGAGGCCCAGCCCGCCGGGTATGAGCGCGAAACGCAACCGCCGCTCGGCAACGGGGTTGGCGGCTTCGTGAATCTGCCCGCAAACAAAAAAGGCTGGCGCGAAGCCAGCCTTTGGTCTCTCGCTCGAAAGAGCGCTCAGGCGACCTTCTTCACCGACTTGGCAACCTCGGCGGCCGAAGCCTCATACTTGGCGGCGAGGCTGGCGAAGGCATCGGGCCCCTCATTCAGAGCCGCCTTGATGTCCTCGGCCCAGGTGGTGTGCTGCAGCGTGAAGGTCGACGTGGCGGACGAGCCGAACTTCTTCGCGAAATGGTCAGCGAGCTTGAAGGGGATCGGCTCGGAGGCAAGGAAGCGTGTGGTGGGGTGCTCGTTGATGAAGGCGCCATATGTCTGGGCAACCTCGGTGTACTTGCTGGCCTCGATGAGAGCCGTGAGGGTCTTCAGCAGGCCGGGCAGCTGCGAATGAGTAGCGGACATGGGTCGTTCCCTTGTACTTGTCTTCAGCACTCACGAAGAATGCACGTTGTCACGGCTCTGGTATACAGCACACCGTCCGATGGCTAAAGCACCCTGACGCCTAAGGGCACGATTTCAGTTCCCCCCGCACCTCGGATCGACCCATGGGGTAAGCGGCAGGAAGGGTCCCCGCGACAGCAAAACGGGGCGCCTGGGCGCCCCGTCCGGGAAGAGCAAGGTGGCTTCCGTTCAGCCGAGGTGGAACTTGGAAAGGTCGCGATGCTCGGCCTCGATCCAGCGTACCGTGCCGGATGCGGAGCGCATCACCACGGTGTGGGTCTTGACCACGCCTTTCTCGTATTTCACGCCCTTGAGCAGATTGCCGGTGGTCACGCCGGTCGCTGCGATCAGGCAGTCGCCGCGCACCATGTCGGTGATGGTGTAGATCTTCTTGGGATCCTTCACGCCCATCTTCTTGGCGCGCTCGCGCTTCTCGTCGGTGTCGAGGATCAGGCGGGTGTACATTTCGCCACCGATGCAGCGCAGCGCAGCGGCCGCCAGCACGCCCTCGGGCGCGCCGCCGGTGCCGATATAGATATCGACGCCGGTCTCGTCCGGATTGGTGGTGTGAATGACGCCGGCAACATCACCATCGGTGATGAGCTGCACGGCAGCGCCTGTATTGCGAACGGCCGCGATAATGCCGGCGTGACGGGGACGGTCCAGAATCAGCGCGGTGATTTCGGAGGGCTTCACCCCCTTCGCCTTGGCGAGCGAATGGATGTTGTCCTGGGGGCTGGCATCGATATCGATCACGCCCTTGGGATAGCCGGGGCCGATCGCGATCTTCTCCATGTAGACGTCGGGAGCGTAAAGCAGCGTGCCGCCCTCGGCCATCGCCATGACGGCAATCGAGCCGGGCATATTCTTGGCACAGAGGGTGGTGCCTTCAAGGGGATCGACGGCGATGTCGACCGCCGGTCCCTTGCCGGTGCCCAGCTCCTCGCCGATGAACAGCATCGGCGCTTCGTCACGCTCGCCTTCGCCAATCACAATGCGGCCGGCGATCGGGAGACGATTAAGCTCGCGACGCATCGCGTCCACAGCCGCCTTGTCCGCCGCCTTCTCGTCACCACGCCCGCGAAGCCCAGCCGATGCCACCGCCGCGCGTTCGGTAACGCGCACCAGTTCAAGCGTCAGAATGCGCTCGAGTGCCTGGCCTGCCTTGACCGTGATTTCAGCCATTGTTCCCTTGCCCCTCTTAGTCTTTCTCGATCCGTATCACCTGCGGCGGCGAGGCGATCACGCCATCAGCGTCGATGGCGTCGATCGCACGGCGAACCGCGTCTTCCGTCGTGGCGTAGGTGATCAACACCACAGGTGCCGGATCCTCTGCGCTGTCGGCCCGGTCTCCGCCATGCGGACGCCCGCGCCGGTGCTGCATTATGGACTCCAGCGAGATGTTCTGCTCGGCCATATGACGGGCAATCGCTGCCGCCGTTCCGGGCCGATCAACCGCAGCAAGACGGATATAATACCCACCTTCATGACGCTGGATCGTCGGTTGGCCGGCGGGACGCAACGTATCCACAGGCCAGCCGAAAGGCGAGCCGGACCGCCCGGCGGCTCGATCGCAGAGGTCGCCGACGACGGCAGAAGCCGTGGCGTCACCGCCCGCACCCGGCCCGACAAGCGTCAGCGCCACCGCATCACCGTCGATCGCGACGGCATTGGTGACACTTGAGACCTGCGCGATTGGCCAATGTTTAGGCACCATCGTCGGATGGACCCGCAGTTCCACCGCATCGCCAGAGCGAGCCGCGACACCCAGCAGCTTCACCCGATAGCCAAGCTCGTCCGCAGCCTGGAGGTCCGCCAGCGTGATCGAACGAATGCCTTCCACATGAATCGCGTCGGGATCAGGCTGCACGCCGAAGGCGAGCGCCGCGAGCAGCGCCAGCTTGTGCGCCGTGTCAAAGCCGTCGACGTCGAATGTGGGGTCGGCCTCGGCATAGCCAAGCTTCTGCGCCTGATCGAGGCAGACGTCGAAGGACAGCCCCTCCTCCTGCATCCGGGTCAGGATATAATTGCAGGTACCGTTGAGGATGCCGGAGACGCGCGCGATCTCGTTGCCGAGCAGCGCTTCCCGAAGCGCCTTAATGACGGGAATACCTCCCGCCACCCCGGCTTCGAAATCAATCCCGACACCCTTGGCCTCTGCGGCCCTGGCCAGCGCCACCCCGTGGTGGGCGAGAAGAGCCTTGTTCGCGGTGACGACGTCGTGTCCCGCCGCAATAGCGGCCTCGACCGCGGCCTTGGCCGCCCCCTCGTGGCCGCCGATCAGCTCGACGAACACATCGATATCCGGGGAGGAGGCGAGTTCCACCGCGCTATCGAACCAGCGCATGCCCGACAGATCACAGCCTCGGTCGCGGCTGCGATCACGAGCACTTACCGCGACAACCTCAATGGGCCGACCAATCCGCGCCGCAATCACTTCCTTGCGGCGCGCCAGCATGCGAACCACACCCGCACCGACCGTACCCAGGCCGGCGATGCCAATCTTGAGCGACGGCGCCATCACGTATCCGAACTCGACAGGACTGAAAGCAGCGCAGCCCGGAAAAACCGGGCGTCAACGCGCCGCAGCGAGAGGGACGACGTTGTGCAATGTTTCGGCGCCCGTTTCAAGGAAGCGGCGGACATTGCGGGCCGCCTGGCGAATGCGCTGCTCGTTCTCCACAAGCGCGATGCGCACATAATCGTCGCCGTGTTCGCCGAAACCGACACCCGGCGCGACCGCCACATCCGCCTTCTCGATCAACAGCTTTGCGAATTCGAGGCTACCGAGTGGGCGGAATTTTTCCGGAATCGGCGCCCAGGCGAACATTGAGGCACTCGGCACGGGAATCTCCCACCCCGCCTTGCCGAAGCTGTCGACCAGCGCATCCCGACGCTTGCGGTAGACCGCGCGCATATCGGCAATGCAGTCCTGCGGGCCATTAAGCGCGGCGGTCGCGGCAACCTGGATCGGCGTGTACGCGCCATAATCCAGATACGACTTCACCCGCGCCAGCGCCGCGATCAGACGCTCGTTGCCTACCGCGAAACCCATGCGCCAACCGGCCATGGAGAAGGTCTTCGACATGGAGGTGAACTCCACCGTCACATCGATCGCGCCGGGCACCTGAAGCACGGAAGGCGGCGGATTGCCGTCGAAATAGACCTCCGAATAGGCCAGATCCGACAGGATGATCAGGTCATGCTTCTTCGCGAAGGCCACGACGTCCCGATAGAAGTCGAGGTCGGCCACACAGGCTGTCGGGTTCGACGGATAGCAAAGCACCAGTGCCAGCGGCGAAGGAATCGAGTGGGCAACCGCGCGCTCGAGCGCGTGGAAAAATTCAGGGCCCGGCTCGCAGGGCACCGAGCGGATCGCCGCACCCGCCATGAGGAACCCGAAGGCGTGGATCGGATAGGAGGGGTTGGGCACCAAAATGACGTCGCCGGGCGCTGTGATCGCCTGCGCCATATTGGCGAAGCCTTCCTTCGAACCCAGCGTGGCGACGACCTGCGTGTCCGCATTGAGCTTCACGCCAAAACGGCGATCGTAATAGGCGGCCTGTGCACGGCGCAGGCCGGGAATTCCCTTGGACGCCGAATAGCGGTCCGTACGCGGCCGGCCGATGGTTTCCTTGAGCTTCTCGGCGACATGCGCGGGCGCATCGAGATCCGGATTTCCCATACCGAGATCCACGATGTCGGCGCCGGCGTTGCGGGCGGTGGCCTTAACCCGGTTGACCTGCTCGAACACATACGGCGGAAGCCGGCGAATACGGTGGAAATCAGTCATGGCTCTCAAGCTCCAAGCCGCCCCGGCATGTTCGGGACAGCACAACGGCGGCTACATATCACTCTTCATGCAGGCATGCAGCGAGGGATGTCAGTCCAAGGTGGCAGAACCGTGATGAAAATTTCGTTCTGCCGGCCGATTCCGGAAGTTATTGCGACTGCTCGAGCTCCTTCAGCATTTTCTGTTCGCGCTCCTTCGCCAGGCCTTCAAGATCAGACTGCATCTGCTCGGTCTCGGCGGGCGTCATCACGGGACGATCACCCACCTGCTTTGGCGCACCGAAATTGGGATAGGGCAATTCCTTGTACGGCCCCGTGGCGGCGGGAGCGGTGGCCTCCGACTTGGGGGCCGCGCCGATGGCTTGCGCGAGGCTTTCATCGGAAAGCCCCGATGTGAGGCCTCCCCCCGCGCAGCCGCCGAGAAGCAAAGCCAAACCAAGGGCGAACAGACCATTCGCTCGGCCGGCGACCACTTCCTTGCGGCGGTTCGGCTTCATTTCGCGTTCATCACCCATGCTCACCTTACGCCCCGTCGCACTTCGGTCAGTTACGCACTCGCTACGTTCGGGCGGCGCGTCTATGATGCCCCCACCTATGAACGCACGTACCCGCGGGGACAAGCGGTGAGCAATCGACGTACCACACGGAAGCCGTCCGGCGGCTCCACCACGCCAACCGTCCAACGGCAGATTACGCCTGCGATGCCAAAGACTTCTGCAAAGCGACCAGCGGCAGATGCGACGGAACGCACGCTCGTGAAAACAGCGAAGCCGAAGATGTCCCCGCCCCGCGCCACGTCGGCCGAAAGAGCCAAGGGCTCGGCCACCGCCGTCAAGGGCGCGGCGGTCAAGGGCAAGGCTAGGGGCAAGGGCGCGACCGCCACCCCGCCGACGTCCGCACCGCCCAAAGCGGCTTCCGCCAGGGCCAAGGCGGCCCCGGTGGACACTCTCGCCAAGGCGAGCGCCGAGGCGCCGCGCACGGTGCCCAAGTCGCGCGTCGCGGCCGCCGTCGAAGATCATCCCCTGCCGCGCTACGCGGTGCGTCCTTCGCAGCGACGCAGCGCCAGGCAGGCCGCCGGCGAAGCGGCGAAAGCAAAGGCATTACCGGCTGCGGAAGCCGCCGTGGCGCTTCTGAAGGATCTGGTGGCAACGCCGCCCTCACCCGCGCTGCCGGCGGCGAGCCCGGAACCCGACGTAAAGGACGCACCGCCTCACGGCTCTCCAATCGATTTCCAGGCCTTCGCCGGCAACCTCGCCCGGCTGGTGGAAGAAGGCGGCAAGGCCATGGCGGCCTATCTTCGCCCGCGCGAGGAAGGGCTGGTCAAGGATGACGTCGCCGACGATATCGCCGACGTCATGAAGACGATCGGCAACGTCGCCGAATACTGGCTGGCCGACCCCCAGCGCACGCTCGAAGCTCAATCGCAGCTCATCGGCGGGTATCTGTCGCTGTGGTCCTCCACCCTCAAGCGCCTCGGCGGCGAAGAAACCAAGCCGGTCGCAGCACCCCCGGCCCGCGACACGCGCTTCACCGATCCTGAATGGAGCAGCAATCCGTTCTTCGACGCCCTGAAGCAGACCTATCTGCTCACGACCAACTGGGCCGAGGACATGGTCGATAAGGCCGAGATTGACGACCATACGAAGCACAAGGCGGAGTTCTACGTCCGCCAGATCGCGGGGGCGATCTCGCCCTCCAACTTCGTGCTCACCAATCCCGAGCTGCTGCGCACCACCCTCGCCTCCAATGGCGAAAACCTCGTGCGTGGCATGAAAATGCTGGCCGAGGACATCGAGGCAGGCGGCGGCGACCTGAAGATTCGCCAGACGGACGGCAGCAAGTTCAAGGTGGGCGAAAACCTCGCCGGCACGCCAGGCAAGGTCATCTTCCAGAATGAGCTGATGCAGCTGATCCAGTATGCGCCACAGACCGAAAAAGTGCTGGCGACGCCCCTGGTCATCATCCCGCCATGGATCAACAAGTTCTACGTGCTGGATCTCAGCCCGGAGAAATCCTACGTGCGCTGGGCGGTCGAACAGGGACTGACCGTGTTCGTGGTGTCCTGGGTCAATCCGGGACCGGAACTCGCCAGCCGCGGCTTCGAGGACTACATGCGCGAAGGCGTGCTGACGGCATTCGAAGTGGCGAAGAAAGCCTGCGGCACCAAGCAGATCCACGCGGTCGGCTATTGCGTGGGCGGCACCATGCTGGCGATCACGCTTGGCTGGCTGGGGGTGCAGAAACGGGATGTCGGCGTCAAGTCCGCCAGCTTCCTCACCACGCAGGTCGACTTCACCCATGCAGGCGATCTCAGGGTGTTCATCGACGAGGAGCAGGTTGCCCATCTTGAGCGCAAGATGCTGGAAACGGGCGTGCTGGAAGGCCGGACCATGGCCAACGCCTTCAACATGCTGCGGGCGAACGACCTGATCTGGCCCTATGTCGTCAACAACTACCTCAAGGGCCAGGCGCCGTTCCCGTTCGACATTTTGTACTGGAACGCGGATTCCACGCGGCTGCCGGCGGCGAACCATTCCTTCTATCTGCGCAACTGCTACCTCGACAACAAGCTGGCCGAGGGAAAGCTGATGCTGGCCGGCGCGAAGATCGATCTGAAAAAGGTCGACCTTCCCATCTACAACATGGCCACGCGCGAGGATCACATCGCCCCTGCGGCGTCGGTATTTCTTGGCCTGCAGTGCTATGGACGGCGCGGCCGCTTCGTGTTGGCGGGCTCGGGCCATATCGCCGGAGTGATAAACCCGCCCTCGCGCGGCAAGTATCAGTACTGGACCGGCCCATCCCCCGAGGGCGATCTCGAGAGCTGGCTGGAGAAGGCCGAGATGCATCCCGGTTCGTGGTGGCCGGACTGGTTCGCATGGATCGCGGCTCAGGAGACCCGTCGCGTCGCCGCCCGCATCCCCGGCAAGGGCCCCTATCCGGCGATCGAGGACGCGCCTGGCAGCTACGTGAAGGTCACGTCGTGAAGAGCGGCCGGCCAGCCGCAGTTCTCCTGGCCGCGATCCTTATCGCGGCATTCGTCAGTGGACGCCCGGGCGCCACCCTCGCGGCGAGTTTTGATTGCGGGAAAGCCCGCACGCCGGATGAGCGCGCCGTCTGCGCCGACCCGGCGCTTTCGGCGCTGGACAGCGAAATGGGTGCGTTGTGGTTCGCCTATAGCCGCATGCCGCTCCTCATGGGCGCGAGCGGCGCGCGGCGCGACGATGCCCGCGCCTTTCTCGACGCACGAGCGAAATGCGGGCGCGACGCTGCCTGCCTGTCCGCGCTCTACATCGCGCGGAACGCGACGCTGAAACGACTGCTTGGCGGAGCGATCCAGACCCTCACGGCAGAGGCCAACGCCGATCCCTCACCCTTGCCCGCACCGCAACCGGTGATGGTGCAGATCAGCGCGCTTGCAGGGCAATGCCGGGAGCTGGGCGGAGTGATCGAGGGCGATGCATCGCCACAGATGATGAGCGCCGACCTCGACCAGGACGGCAAGCCGGACTATCTGCTCAACGCGCAGAACCTGCTCTGCGATGGCGCTGCAACGGCCTACTGCGCCAATGATGGCTGCGACATCTGGGTAGACCTGTCGAGCGCGGACTATGCTCCGATGAAGCTGCGCGGCAGCCGCCCCACTCTGGTGCAGGGGACCAAGTCGACGAAGCTCGATATCTGGGTCGACAAGAGCCGGTGCAGCTCTTTGCCTCCGGCAGCGGCCTGCTGGGGCACTTGGGAATGGAACGGCTCGTCACTCACCGCGCGCTATTCCGCCCGCGGCGACTGACCCGGCCTCAGGCCTTCCCGACGCGCCGTGGCGCGCCGGGATCGGCGCTCAATCGGTCAGTTCCGAGCCTCTTGCAGCGGCGTGGACGGCCCGCTCACGGAAACAGCGCGATCTGCTCCAGACCCGTGGTCTCAGGGAAACCGAGCACGAGGTTCATGTTCTGCACCGCCTGGCCGGAGGCGCCCTTGACCAGGTTGTCGGTGGTGGAAATGACGATGACGCGGTCGGGCGCGCGGTCCTTGATCACGCCGATGAAGGCCATATTGGAGCCCTTCACAAAACGCGTCTGCGGCACCTGGCCAAGCGGGAGCACATGAACGAAGGGCTCGCCCTTGTAGAAATCCGCCAGCACCCGGTGCACGCCCTCGGCGCCAACGCCCGCGCCCGTCTTCACATAGATGGTCGCGTAGATGCCACGAGTCATCGGAATGAGATGGGGCGTGAAACTGGGCACCACCGTGCGCCCTGCCGCCTTGGAATATTCCTGGTCGAGCTCGGCCATGTGGCGGTGGCTGCCCACGCCATAGGCGTGCATGCCATCCGTCACCTCGGCATAGAGCAGCGATTCCTTGGCGGAGCGGCCCGCCCCGGTAACGCCGCTCTTGGCATCGATGACGATGTGATCCGGCTCAATCGCGCCAGCTTCGATGAGCGGCACGACAGGCAGGATCGCGGTCGTGGTGTAGCAACCCGGATTGGCCACAAGCCGTGCCTTCCGGATATCCGAGCGATAAAGCTCGACGACGCCGTAGACCGCCTCCTGCTGCAGCTCCAGCGCCTGGTGCGGGTGGCCGTACCATTGCTCATAGACGCCCGGGTCGCGCAGCCGGAAATCAGCGGACAAGTCCACCATCTTGATGTGCGGCGCGCTTTCGAACACGCGCTTGATCACCTGCTGCGTCGTGCCATGAGGCAGGGCGCAGAACGCCAGATCGACCCCGGTCCAGTCCACCTCGTCGATGGTTATCAGCTTGGGCAGGGTGAGCGGGGCGAACTGGGGGAACACATCGGCCATCGACTGGCCGGCCTTGCGGTCCGCCGTGAGCGCCACGATCTCGACGCGCGGATGGCGCGCCAGCAGACGCACCAGCTCCGCGCCGGTGTATCCCGAGGCGCCCAATATGGCGATCCGTGCCCTGCCTTCCGTCATCGTCGCGATCCCCGTCGCTGGCCGCACGCGCTCTGCAAAGCGCCGCGTTAGTGAAACCGGGCCATTACACCGTATAGATGGCGGACGAAAGACAGGACGCACGCGCGCGGCGCATGGCGGCCGCGTCAGACACGCACGGAACAGAAAGCCATCGCCGGCACTTTGCTCATCGCCATTCGGCGTCTCCTTACCGGAAACCACCTCCCATGACAGATCCCTTCGACTTCTTCGCGTTCAGCATGAGCATGGCCCGCCTCGGCCTCGACTCGCAGGTCGTCATCGCCGAACGGATGAGTCGTCTTGCACGCGGCGATTTCGCCGCCGGCGTCGAGGCCGTGCGCATGGTCACCGAGAAGACCATCACCCTTGGCGAAGTGAATGCTCGCCTTGTTTCCGCAGCGACGAACGGCCGGCTGGACAAAGTCGGGCCGGAGATCGTCGCGCTTTATGGCCGCAAGGTCCGCGCCAATCGGCGGCGGCTGGCCCGCTAGATCACCAACGAGCGGGGCTGCGTTCACGCCCTGTTCCTGCTAGTGCTGACCGGCATCAAACTGTGCTCTAATCGAATCGCACCTCAACTGTCAGCTGAAAGCCCCAACGCTCGATGTCGAACGCGGACGACCTGTTTGCCTCTACGCCTCCTCAGCCGCGCCCGGCCGCAAAGCCGACCTCGCGCAGCACGTCAGCGGGAGGCACGCCTGGCGAGAGCGGCTATACCGCCGCTGATATCGAGGTGCTGGAGGGACTGGAGCCCGTTCGGCGCAGGCCGGGCATGTATATTGGCGGCACCGACGAGAAGGCGCTTCATCACCTCTTCGCCGAGGTGATCGACAATTCCATGGACGAGGCGGTGGCCGGCCATGCCAGCTTCATCGAAGTGGAGCTGACCGCTGACGGCTGCCTGACCGTGACCGACAACGGTCGCGGTATCCCCATCGAGGAACACCCGAAATATCCCGGCAAATCGGCGCTGGAGGTGATCCTCACCACGCTGCACGCCGGCGGCAAGTTCGATTCGAAGGTTTATGAAACCTCGGGCGGCCTCCACGGCGTCGGTGTCTCGGTCGTGAACGCCCTCTCCGACGTGCTGGAGGTCGAGGTCGCCCGCGGGCAGACGCTTTATCGCCAGATCTATTCGCGCGGGCTCCCTCAGGGACCGATCCAGGAAGTCGGCCGGGTGCTGAACCGGCGCGGGACGCGGGTCCGCTTCCATCCCGACGCGCAGATCTTCGGCGAGGGCGCCCATTTCAAGCCGGCGCGCGTGTTCAAGATGGCGCGTTCCAAGGCCTATCTCTTCGGCGGCGTCGAGATTCGCTGGAACTGCGAAGCCTCGCTGGTGGCGGGCACCGAGATCCCCGAGAAGGCGGTCTTCCGCTTCCCGGGCGGCCTCAAGGACTATCTCGCCGCCGATATAGCCGGCCATACGCTGGTGCACCCCGATATTTTCGCCGGCAAGACGTCGCGCCCCGGCGGACATGGCTCGGCGGAATGGGCCGTGGCGTGGCTGGGAGACGCGGACGGCTCCGTCGCTTCCTACTGCAACACCATTCCGACGGCGGAAGGAGGCACCCACGAGTCTGGGCTGCGCTCCGTGCTGCTTAAGGGTCTGCGTGACCACGCCGAGCGAACCGGCAACGCCAAGCGCGCCTCTATCGTCACCTCCGACGACATCATGGCGGGGTGCGCCGCCATGCTCTCCGTCTTCGTGCGCGAACCCGAATTCCAGGGCCAAACCAAGGAAAGACTGGCGACCGCAGAGGCCTCGCGCATCGTCGAGACCGCGATGCGCGACGCCTATGATCACTGGCTGGCTGGCAACCCCATGCAGGCCAGCCGCCTGCTCGACTGGGTGGTGGAGCGCGCCGAGGAACGGCTGCGACGCCGACAGGAAAAGGAAGTCTCCCGCAAGACCGCCGTGCGCAAGCTGCGCCTGCCCGGCAAGCTCGCCGACTGCTCGAACAATTCAGCGGCGGGTTCCGAACTCTTCATCGTCGAGGGCGATTCCGCCGGCGGCTCGGCCAAGCAGGCGCGCTCGCGCCAAACGCAGGCGGTGCTTCCCCTGCGCGGCAAGATCCTGAACGTCGCCAGCGCCGGGCGCGACAAACTCGCCCAGAACCAGCAGCTCTCGGACCTTATCCAGGCTCTGGGCTGCGGCACGGGTGCGAATTATCGCGATGAAGACCTGCGCTACGAGCGCGTGATCATCATGACCGACGCCGATGTCGACGGCGCCCACATCGCTTCCCTTCTGGTCACTTTTTTCTTCCGGCAGATGCCGCGGCTGATCGAGAACGGCCATCTCTTCCTCGCCGTGCCGCCACTCTACCGCATCACACAGGGCGCGAAGACGCTCTACGCCCGAGACGAGGCGCATCGCGACCAGCTGCTGGCGAAGGAATTCGCCGGGCGCGGCAAGGTCGACATCGGGCGATTCAAGGGCCTTGGCGAAATGATGCCCGCTCAGCTCAAGGAAACCACGATGAGCCCGAAGTCGCGCATGCTGCTTCGCGTCAATGTGGAGGAGGCCGAGCGTGCGGCCACCGTGGACATTGTCGAACGGCTGATGGGCAACAAGCCCGAGAGCCGCTTTGCCTTCATCTCGGAACGGGCCGCCTTTGCCAATGACGAGTTGCTGGACATCTGATTTTACGCCGGGGGAACACCGCGCCTCAGCGCGCAGGTCGCTTACCGGGTGAAACGATCGGTCAGCGACGTTCAAACGCAATGCGTGCCGCGAGCCCGAGAAAGATAAGGCCAGTAACGCGTTGCGCGTAGCGGGCAAGATCGATGCGGGATGTTAGTCGGCTTCTCAACGCACCGGCGAATCCGCCAACCAGCCCATTGATGACCATCCCCCCACCATTGAGGATGGCCCCGAGCAACAGAAACTGCACGAAGGGTGAGCCGCGTGCGGGATCGACGAATTGCGGCAGAAACGCCAGCACGAAGACGACGATCTTTGGATTGGTGAGGTTGACCACAACCGCCTGCCGGAAGGCCGCGCCGGGCGTTTCGCGCCGGGCTCCCTCGGTGCCAAGCGCCACGCCCGGCGAGGTGAACGCCTTGATCGCCAGCCACACCAGATAGGCCACCCCCGCCCAGCGGATCACCTCAAAGGCGCCTGGGTGCGAGGCGAGCAACGCTGCGAGTCCCAGCGCCGCGGCGAGCGTATGAATGATGCCGCCGCAGGTAATGCCAAGGCTCGCCGCGATACCCGCTCTCGGTCCGGACTTCATGCCTTGCCCGAGGCAGAACAGCATATCGTTACCCGGCGTGAGATTGAGAGCCAGCGCGGCGGGCGCGAAGATGAGAAGCGTCTCAGCGGAGATCATGGCGGCGTTCCGGCGAAGCGAGGCTGCGACTTGCCTTCGTCTCTTGCCCTCATCGGCCAGCGACAGCAAGCGCGAGATTGGCCCTGTCGCAGCAGCCGGTCGGAGCGGTAGATCAAAACGATTGGCCGCAGCGCCTTTTTAGGCCGCCGCGCCGCCAACCGGCCATCCCCGGCCCTGCATGGCACAGGGCAAGTCGCCACCGAGCCGGCACGGAACCTTGAGTATCAGCCGCCCCCCTAGGGCCCAGAAGGGGACCGAAGCAATGCCGCCGGGCATTCACCGTTAGTCATCGGGCACCGGCTCGGGCGCCGGATCAACGTCGATGATCGTCATCGTCCCCACCGGCAGAGAGATCTCGTCGCCGATCCACTTGCCCGTCAGGGCGCGGGCGACCGGTGAGATCCAGGCAATACGCCCGAGCTTGGGGTCCGCCTCGTCCTCCCCCACGATGCGAAAGCGGCGCGCACGACCGCCCTCGTCTTCCAGCAACACCGCCATTCCGAACGTGATGACATCGCCCTCGCCCGGCGGGTCGACAGGCTCCGCGCTGGCGCGTCGCGCGCTCCAGTAACGCAATTCGCGGGAAGCGGCTGCCACCGCGTCGCGCTCGCTGCGGGCCGTAGCCGCCGCCACAGCTTCCCGCTGGCGCGCCACCTCCTGCTCGATGAGCGCCAGGCCGCGACGTGTGACGAGATTGCGCTCGGTGCTGACAGGACGCTCGGGCAGCGCCTCGCCGCCGCCGTCCTCC comes from the Ancylobacter pratisalsi genome and includes:
- a CDS encoding lysozyme inhibitor LprI family protein, whose product is MKSGRPAAVLLAAILIAAFVSGRPGATLAASFDCGKARTPDERAVCADPALSALDSEMGALWFAYSRMPLLMGASGARRDDARAFLDARAKCGRDAACLSALYIARNATLKRLLGGAIQTLTAEANADPSPLPAPQPVMVQISALAGQCRELGGVIEGDASPQMMSADLDQDGKPDYLLNAQNLLCDGAATAYCANDGCDIWVDLSSADYAPMKLRGSRPTLVQGTKSTKLDIWVDKSRCSSLPPAAACWGTWEWNGSSLTARYSARGD
- the argC gene encoding N-acetyl-gamma-glutamyl-phosphate reductase yields the protein MTEGRARIAILGASGYTGAELVRLLARHPRVEIVALTADRKAGQSMADVFPQFAPLTLPKLITIDEVDWTGVDLAFCALPHGTTQQVIKRVFESAPHIKMVDLSADFRLRDPGVYEQWYGHPHQALELQQEAVYGVVELYRSDIRKARLVANPGCYTTTAILPVVPLIEAGAIEPDHIVIDAKSGVTGAGRSAKESLLYAEVTDGMHAYGVGSHRHMAELDQEYSKAAGRTVVPSFTPHLIPMTRGIYATIYVKTGAGVGAEGVHRVLADFYKGEPFVHVLPLGQVPQTRFVKGSNMAFIGVIKDRAPDRVIVISTTDNLVKGASGQAVQNMNLVLGFPETTGLEQIALFP
- the parE gene encoding DNA topoisomerase IV subunit B, which codes for MSNADDLFASTPPQPRPAAKPTSRSTSAGGTPGESGYTAADIEVLEGLEPVRRRPGMYIGGTDEKALHHLFAEVIDNSMDEAVAGHASFIEVELTADGCLTVTDNGRGIPIEEHPKYPGKSALEVILTTLHAGGKFDSKVYETSGGLHGVGVSVVNALSDVLEVEVARGQTLYRQIYSRGLPQGPIQEVGRVLNRRGTRVRFHPDAQIFGEGAHFKPARVFKMARSKAYLFGGVEIRWNCEASLVAGTEIPEKAVFRFPGGLKDYLAADIAGHTLVHPDIFAGKTSRPGGHGSAEWAVAWLGDADGSVASYCNTIPTAEGGTHESGLRSVLLKGLRDHAERTGNAKRASIVTSDDIMAGCAAMLSVFVREPEFQGQTKERLATAEASRIVETAMRDAYDHWLAGNPMQASRLLDWVVERAEERLRRRQEKEVSRKTAVRKLRLPGKLADCSNNSAAGSELFIVEGDSAGGSAKQARSRQTQAVLPLRGKILNVASAGRDKLAQNQQLSDLIQALGCGTGANYRDEDLRYERVIIMTDADVDGAHIASLLVTFFFRQMPRLIENGHLFLAVPPLYRITQGAKTLYARDEAHRDQLLAKEFAGRGKVDIGRFKGLGEMMPAQLKETTMSPKSRMLLRVNVEEAERAATVDIVERLMGNKPESRFAFISERAAFANDELLDI
- a CDS encoding LysE family translocator, with translation MISAETLLIFAPAALALNLTPGNDMLFCLGQGMKSGPRAGIAASLGITCGGIIHTLAAALGLAALLASHPGAFEVIRWAGVAYLVWLAIKAFTSPGVALGTEGARRETPGAAFRQAVVVNLTNPKIVVFVLAFLPQFVDPARGSPFVQFLLLGAILNGGGMVINGLVGGFAGALRSRLTSRIDLARYAQRVTGLIFLGLAARIAFERR
- a CDS encoding GreA/GreB family elongation factor, encoding MSRAFVKEDGGGEALPERPVSTERNLVTRRGLALIEQEVARQREAVAAATARSERDAVAAASRELRYWSARRASAEPVDPPGEGDVITFGMAVLLEDEGGRARRFRIVGEDEADPKLGRIAWISPVARALTGKWIGDEISLPVGTMTIIDVDPAPEPVPDD